Proteins from a genomic interval of Xiphias gladius isolate SHS-SW01 ecotype Sanya breed wild chromosome 23, ASM1685928v1, whole genome shotgun sequence:
- the dlg3 gene encoding disks large homolog 3 isoform X6 has translation MFTVNISSSMSLVRSLPERTIRKCYFRSKHRIRILREPRKVLLHKGSTGLGFNIVGGEDGEGIFVSFILAGGPADLSGELRRGDRILSVNGVNLRNATHEQAAAALKRAGQTVTIIAQYRPEEYSRFESKIHDLREQMMNSSMSSGSGSLRTSEKRSLYVRALFDYDRTRDSCLPSQGLSFSYGDILHVINASDDEWWQARLVTPHGESEQIGVIPSKKRVEKKERARLKTVKFHARTGMIESNRQPVKVKRKKSFNLSRKFPFYKSKENIVQELVESEQCLTSNTSDSESSSKGQEDTILSYEPVIRQEIHYTRPVIILGPMKDRINDDLISEFPHKFGSCVPHTTRPRRENEMDGQDYHFVASREQMEKDIQDNKFIEAGQFNENLYGTSILSVRTVAERGKHCILDVSGNAIKRLQQAQLYPIAIFIKPKSIEALMEMNKRQTYEQANKVFDKAVKLEQDFGEYFTAIVQGDSLEEIYNKIKLIIEEQSGPYIWIPSSEKL, from the exons ATGTTCACAGTCAACATCTCATCGTCCATGTCGCTGGTGAGGAGTCTGCCTGAACGCACAATTAGGAAATGCTATTTCAGAAGCAAGCACCGGATCCGGATCCTAAG GGAGCCAAGGAAGGTGTTGCTGCACAAAGGCTCCACGGGCCTCGGCTTCAACATCGTCGGCggggaggatggagagggaaTCTTCGTCTCCTTCATCCTGGCAGGAGGGCCGGCTGACCTGAGCGGCGAGCTGAGGAGGGGCGACCGGATTCTCTCG GTGAATGGAGTGAACCTAAGGAATGCCACACATGAGCAGGCGGCTGCAGCACTGAAGAGAGCTGGACAGACCGTCACCATCATTGCTCAGTACAGGCCAGAAG AGTATAGTCGCTTTGAGTCCAAGATCCACGACCTGAGGGAGCAGATGATGAACAGCAGCATGAGCTCAGGATCAGGCTCCCTGCGCACCAGTGAGAAACGCTCCCTCTACGTCAG AGCTTTGTTTGACTACGATCGAACGAGGGACAGCTGCCTGCCCAGCCAAGGCCTGAGCTTCTCTTATGGGGATATCCTCCATGTCATAAACGCTTCTGATGACGAGTGGTGGCAGGCGAGGCTGGTTACACCACATGGAGAGAGTGAGCAGATTGGGGTCATTCCAAGCAAGAAAAG aGTGGAGAAGAAAGAGCGGGCCAGGTTAAAAACAGTCAAGTTCCACGCCAGGACAGGCATGATTGAGTCTAACAGG CAGCCAGTCAAAGTAAAGCGCAAAAAAAGCTTCAACCTCTCACGCAAGTTCCCGTTTTACAAGAGCAAGGAGAATATTGTGCAGGAGTTGGTGGAGTCTGAAC AATGCCTGACATCCAACACAAGTGACAGTGAAAGCAGTTCAA aGGGACAGGAAGACACAATTCTTTCCTATGAGCCAGTCATTCGACAGGAAA TCCACTACACAAGGCCTGTGATAATTTTGGGCCCAATGAAGGACAGAATAAATGATGACCTCATCTCCGAGTTTCCCCACAAGTTTGGCTCCTGTGTACCCC ATACGACTCGTCCAAGGCGAGAGAACGAGATGGACGGCCAGGACTACCACTTTGTGGCCTCGCGAGAGCAAATGGAGAAAGACATTCAGGATAATAAATTCATTGAGGCTGGCCAGTTCAATGAGAACCTCTATGGGACGAGCATCTTGTCTGTCAGAACTGTGGCTGAGAGG GGGAAACACTGCATTCTGGATGTGTCTGGGAATGCCATAAAACGTCTGCAGCAAGCACAACTTTATCCGATTGCCATCTTTATCAAACCAAAATCCATTGAAGCCCTAAT ggAAATGAATAAGAGGCAGACATATGAGCAGGCCAATAAAGTCTTTGACAAGGCAGTTAAACTGGAGCAAGACTTTGGAGAGTATTTCACAG CTATTGTACAGGGTGACTCACTAGAGGAGATCTACAACAAAATCAAGCTAATCATCGAGGAGCAGTCTGGCCCCTACATCTGGATCCCCTCCTCAGAGAAGCTCTGA
- the dlg3 gene encoding disks large homolog 3 isoform X7, translated as MMNSSMSSGSGSLRTSEKRSLYVRALFDYDRTRDSCLPSQGLSFSYGDILHVINASDDEWWQARLVTPHGESEQIGVIPSKKRVEKKERARLKTVKFHARTGMIESNRQPVKVKRKKSFNLSRKFPFYKSKENIVQELVESEQCLTSNTSDSESSSKGQEDTILSYEPVIRQEIHYTRPVIILGPMKDRINDDLISEFPHKFGSCVPHTTRPRRENEMDGQDYHFVASREQMEKDIQDNKFIEAGQFNENLYGTSILSVRTVAERGKHCILDVSGNAIKRLQQAQLYPIAIFIKPKSIEALMEMNKRQTYEQANKVFDKAVKLEQDFGEYFTAIVQGDSLEEIYNKIKLIIEEQSGPYIWIPSSEKL; from the exons ATGATGAACAGCAGCATGAGCTCAGGATCAGGCTCCCTGCGCACCAGTGAGAAACGCTCCCTCTACGTCAG AGCTTTGTTTGACTACGATCGAACGAGGGACAGCTGCCTGCCCAGCCAAGGCCTGAGCTTCTCTTATGGGGATATCCTCCATGTCATAAACGCTTCTGATGACGAGTGGTGGCAGGCGAGGCTGGTTACACCACATGGAGAGAGTGAGCAGATTGGGGTCATTCCAAGCAAGAAAAG aGTGGAGAAGAAAGAGCGGGCCAGGTTAAAAACAGTCAAGTTCCACGCCAGGACAGGCATGATTGAGTCTAACAGG CAGCCAGTCAAAGTAAAGCGCAAAAAAAGCTTCAACCTCTCACGCAAGTTCCCGTTTTACAAGAGCAAGGAGAATATTGTGCAGGAGTTGGTGGAGTCTGAAC AATGCCTGACATCCAACACAAGTGACAGTGAAAGCAGTTCAA aGGGACAGGAAGACACAATTCTTTCCTATGAGCCAGTCATTCGACAGGAAA TCCACTACACAAGGCCTGTGATAATTTTGGGCCCAATGAAGGACAGAATAAATGATGACCTCATCTCCGAGTTTCCCCACAAGTTTGGCTCCTGTGTACCCC ATACGACTCGTCCAAGGCGAGAGAACGAGATGGACGGCCAGGACTACCACTTTGTGGCCTCGCGAGAGCAAATGGAGAAAGACATTCAGGATAATAAATTCATTGAGGCTGGCCAGTTCAATGAGAACCTCTATGGGACGAGCATCTTGTCTGTCAGAACTGTGGCTGAGAGG GGGAAACACTGCATTCTGGATGTGTCTGGGAATGCCATAAAACGTCTGCAGCAAGCACAACTTTATCCGATTGCCATCTTTATCAAACCAAAATCCATTGAAGCCCTAAT ggAAATGAATAAGAGGCAGACATATGAGCAGGCCAATAAAGTCTTTGACAAGGCAGTTAAACTGGAGCAAGACTTTGGAGAGTATTTCACAG CTATTGTACAGGGTGACTCACTAGAGGAGATCTACAACAAAATCAAGCTAATCATCGAGGAGCAGTCTGGCCCCTACATCTGGATCCCCTCCTCAGAGAAGCTCTGA
- the tex11 gene encoding testis-expressed protein 11 isoform X3: protein MELFVSTVKLRHVACSVLYCCKHENPTEGIIRKQILMASKTGRTWLDCKNPQVADHFLRLAVKTLETLYGQLTSRGDGAADITSSKGDVEKDLLRILSCQAESALSQGNNHEAVVYMQRCKDMLLRLPKDTAYLSLMCYNFGIETYNLRKFEDSTFWLSQSYDIGKMNVKYAPGSEVQAKILRLLATVYLEWDCQRFQEKALNAVNLANKECVSASGLYLKIRILLRCGASGDHIRAGLNEMLESEASLEVCLSTTKLLMSEDREVLAFEYLKHLCQRFESSPDLGTALVLHIELLLQRGKELLGKQKIEDIIAGHYTGKQLTPQALTSLHVMVWDKASKHFEARDYSEALQWYNYSLSFFKAGQIEPNLAKLQRNRASCFLQLKQLEKAKEAIKEAEKCDPDSIFTQFSVYKIAVQENNVKKAAEAVNAIGLLSKCPVASEDRLLVSENAASNLLSLAAHIALENEQQETAMKALESLCENSKDEAQVLTALRCLVRLVLSTMEQSNDEMRNVSLDVLLPYLKMALQKLSHQFHMTVEQRTDEANWFRKIAWNSALQCESSPDRMRDFFVLSYQLSLLCPPDRTLFMGQKTCLLMAAAASLELCRKSPHSDQTEEATQALEHIQICWEVWKTLKVSGSFPKDQTDTLLLLYEFEARAKLNDPKVETVLESVLELENVETKVLEIIAALAMEPPAHFPLLCKKALRVALSLHKKQPQADLSRCSKCVHSLIKLSLPSGVSEVEAHVLKEVWDYYEEALSIIASAPDDFPEMETLWLLTQAWNTGILLYSLTQYPEAEKWCGLAMSFLCHLGSLQESYETQMSALYSQILDRLDKAKRNLIMEE, encoded by the exons TGCGTCATGTTGCATGCAGCGTGCTGTACTGCTGTAAGCATGAGAATCCAACAGAGGGCATCATTCGCAAGCAGATCCTG ATGGCCAGCAAAACAGGGAGAACCTGGCTGGACTGCAAAAATCCCCAGGTGGCAGATCACTTCTTAAGGCTTGCTGTcaag ACCCTGGAGACCCTCTATGGCCAACTAACGTCCAGAGGTGATGGAGCAGCTGACATCACTTCATCCAAGGGGGATGTGGAGAAGGATCTGCTTCGAATTCTCTCATGCCAGGCAGAGTCG GCCTTAAGTCAAGGAAATAACCATGAGGCTGTGGTCTATATGCAGCGCTGTAAAGACATGCTGCTACGGCTGCcgaaagat ACTGCATACCTTTCCCTTATGTGCTACAACTTTGGAATAGAGACTTACAATCTGAGAAAGTTTGAGGACAGTACATTTTGGTTGAG ccaaAGCTATGATATtgggaaaatgaatgtgaaatatgCCCCTGGATCTGAAGTCCAG GCCAAGATTTTGAGGCTCCTTGCCACTGTTTATTTAGAGTGGGACTGTCAGAGGTTTCAGGAGAAGGCTCTTAATGCTGTCAACTTAGCTAACAAG GAATGTGTGAGTGCCTCTGGGCTGTACTTAAAGATCAGAATACTCCTGAGATGTGGGGCCTCAGGCGATCATATCAGAGCAG gaCTTAATGAGATGCTGGAATCTGAGGCTTCTCTTGAAGTGTGTCTGAGCACAACGAAACTACTCATGTCAGAAGACAG aGAAGTGCTGGCATTTGAGTATTTGAAACATTTGTGTCAGCGTTTTGAGTCATCTCCTGACCTGGGAACTGCTCTTGTCTTGCACATTGAACTACTGCTGCAGAGAGGCAAGGAGCTGTTGGGCAAACAGAAGATAGAGGATATTATCGCTG GTCACTATACAGGAAAACAGCTGACTCCACAGGCCCTCACAAGTCTACATGTCATGGTGTGGGATAAAGCATCCAAACACTTTGAG GCCAGGGACTACTCTGAGGCTCTGCAGTGGTATAACTACTCCCTGAGTTTCTTTAAGGCAGGTCAAATCGAGCCCAACTTAGCCAAACTGCAGAGGAACAGAGCTTCCTGTTTCCTGCAGCTAAAGCAACTAGAAAAG GCCAAAGAGGCAAttaaagaagcagagaaatgtgATCCTGACAGCATTTTCACTCAGTTCAGTGTTTACAAGATCGCGGTGCAGGAGAACAATGTGAAGAAAG CTGCAGAGGCAGTGAATGCGATTGGACTTCTGTCCAAGTGTCCTGTGGCCAGTGAGGACAGACTACTGGTATCTGAAAATGCTGCTTCCAATCTCCTCAGTCTGGCTGCTCATATTGCTTTGGAG AATGAACAGCAGGAAACTGCCATGAAGGCACTGGAGAGTTTGTGTGAAAACTCCAAAGATGAAGCTCAGGTTCTGACTGCTCTCAG GTGTTTGGTTCGACTTGTACTCTCTACCATGGAACAATCGAATGATGAGATGAG GAATGTGAGTTTGGATGTCCTGCTGCCATATCTAAAAATGG ctctgcagaaaCTTTCACATCAGTTTCACATGACTGTTGAGCAACGCACAGATGAAGCTAACTGGTTCAGGAAGATTG CTTGGaactctgctctgcagtgcGAGAGCAGCCCTGACAGAATGAGGGATTTCTTTGTGCTTTCTTACCAG CTCTCCCTGCTGTGCCCTCCTGATCGCACACTGTTCATGGGCCAGAAGACATGTCTGCTaatggctgctgctgcctctttGGAACTCTGCAGAAAGTCTCCTCACTCTGACCAG ACTGAGGAGGCCACTCAGGCTCTGGAGCACATTCAGATCTGTTGGGAGGTCTGGAAAACCCTGAAAGTATCAG GAAGCTTCCCAAAGGaccaaacagacacactgctgctgctttatgaATTTGAAGCTCGTGCTAAGCTGAATGACCCCAAGGTTGAGACAGTACTGGAGTCTGTCCTGGAGCTTGAAAATGTTGAAACCAAGGTGCTAGAGATCATAGcag CCTTAGCCATGGAGCCTCCAGCCCACTTCCCTCTGCTGTGTAAGAAGGCCTTGAGggttgctctctctctgcacaaGAAACAACCGCAGGCTGACCTCTCCCGTTGCAG CAAGTGTGTTCACAGCCTGATCAAGCTGTCCCTCCCAAGTGGTGTGTCAGAGGTGGAGGCTCATGTGCTCAAGGAGGTGTGGGACTACTATGAGGAGGCCCTGTCCATCATTGCATCCGCA CCGGACGATTTCCCAGAGATGGAGACCCTGTGGTTGCTGACTCAAGCTTGGAACACAGGGATATTGCTGTACAGCCTGACTCAGTATCCTGAAGCTGAGAAGTGGTGTGGCCTCGCCATGAGCTTCCTCTGCCACCTGGGATCCCTGCAGGAGAGCTACGAGACACAG ATGTCTGCTCTCTACAGTCAAATCCTGGATAGGTTGGACAAAGCCAAGCGGAACCTCATCATGGAGGAATAA
- the tex11 gene encoding testis-expressed protein 11 isoform X2, with protein MELFVSTVKCLTEKLLQKQQTDYDELIEKLFSEVTGLGDLPKISDPQFEECAIQLWNWAVTKNVGTTISKNQKAKVRHVACSVLYCCKHENPTEGIIRKQILMASKTGRTWLDCKNPQVADHFLRLAVKTLETLYGQLTSRGDGAADITSSKGDVEKDLLRILSCQAESALSQGNNHEAVVYMQRCKDMLLRLPKDTAYLSLMCYNFGIETYNLRKFEDSTFWLSQSYDIGKMNVKYAPGSEVQAKILRLLATVYLEWDCQRFQEKALNAVNLANKECVSASGLYLKIRILLRCGASGDHIRAGLNEMLESEASLEVCLSTTKLLMSEDREVLAFEYLKHLCQRFESSPDLGTALVLHIELLLQRGKELLGKQKIEDIIAGHYTGKQLTPQALTSLHVMVWDKASKHFEARDYSEALQWYNYSLSFFKAGQIEPNLAKLQRNRASCFLQLKQLEKFSVYKIAVQENNVKKAAEAVNAIGLLSKCPVASEDRLLVSENAASNLLSLAAHIALENEQQETAMKALESLCENSKDEAQVLTALRCLVRLVLSTMEQSNDEMRNVSLDVLLPYLKMALQKLSHQFHMTVEQRTDEANWFRKIAWNSALQCESSPDRMRDFFVLSYQLSLLCPPDRTLFMGQKTCLLMAAAASLELCRKSPHSDQTEEATQALEHIQICWEVWKTLKVSGSFPKDQTDTLLLLYEFEARAKLNDPKVETVLESVLELENVETKVLEIIAALAMEPPAHFPLLCKKALRVALSLHKKQPQADLSRCSKCVHSLIKLSLPSGVSEVEAHVLKEVWDYYEEALSIIASAPDDFPEMETLWLLTQAWNTGILLYSLTQYPEAEKWCGLAMSFLCHLGSLQESYETQMSALYSQILDRLDKAKRNLIMEE; from the exons TTTGAGGAGTGTGCCATCCAGCTGTGGAACTGGGCAGTCACTAAGAATGTGGGCACCACTATAAGTAAAAATCAGAAGGCCAAAG TGCGTCATGTTGCATGCAGCGTGCTGTACTGCTGTAAGCATGAGAATCCAACAGAGGGCATCATTCGCAAGCAGATCCTG ATGGCCAGCAAAACAGGGAGAACCTGGCTGGACTGCAAAAATCCCCAGGTGGCAGATCACTTCTTAAGGCTTGCTGTcaag ACCCTGGAGACCCTCTATGGCCAACTAACGTCCAGAGGTGATGGAGCAGCTGACATCACTTCATCCAAGGGGGATGTGGAGAAGGATCTGCTTCGAATTCTCTCATGCCAGGCAGAGTCG GCCTTAAGTCAAGGAAATAACCATGAGGCTGTGGTCTATATGCAGCGCTGTAAAGACATGCTGCTACGGCTGCcgaaagat ACTGCATACCTTTCCCTTATGTGCTACAACTTTGGAATAGAGACTTACAATCTGAGAAAGTTTGAGGACAGTACATTTTGGTTGAG ccaaAGCTATGATATtgggaaaatgaatgtgaaatatgCCCCTGGATCTGAAGTCCAG GCCAAGATTTTGAGGCTCCTTGCCACTGTTTATTTAGAGTGGGACTGTCAGAGGTTTCAGGAGAAGGCTCTTAATGCTGTCAACTTAGCTAACAAG GAATGTGTGAGTGCCTCTGGGCTGTACTTAAAGATCAGAATACTCCTGAGATGTGGGGCCTCAGGCGATCATATCAGAGCAG gaCTTAATGAGATGCTGGAATCTGAGGCTTCTCTTGAAGTGTGTCTGAGCACAACGAAACTACTCATGTCAGAAGACAG aGAAGTGCTGGCATTTGAGTATTTGAAACATTTGTGTCAGCGTTTTGAGTCATCTCCTGACCTGGGAACTGCTCTTGTCTTGCACATTGAACTACTGCTGCAGAGAGGCAAGGAGCTGTTGGGCAAACAGAAGATAGAGGATATTATCGCTG GTCACTATACAGGAAAACAGCTGACTCCACAGGCCCTCACAAGTCTACATGTCATGGTGTGGGATAAAGCATCCAAACACTTTGAG GCCAGGGACTACTCTGAGGCTCTGCAGTGGTATAACTACTCCCTGAGTTTCTTTAAGGCAGGTCAAATCGAGCCCAACTTAGCCAAACTGCAGAGGAACAGAGCTTCCTGTTTCCTGCAGCTAAAGCAACTAGAAAAG TTCAGTGTTTACAAGATCGCGGTGCAGGAGAACAATGTGAAGAAAG CTGCAGAGGCAGTGAATGCGATTGGACTTCTGTCCAAGTGTCCTGTGGCCAGTGAGGACAGACTACTGGTATCTGAAAATGCTGCTTCCAATCTCCTCAGTCTGGCTGCTCATATTGCTTTGGAG AATGAACAGCAGGAAACTGCCATGAAGGCACTGGAGAGTTTGTGTGAAAACTCCAAAGATGAAGCTCAGGTTCTGACTGCTCTCAG GTGTTTGGTTCGACTTGTACTCTCTACCATGGAACAATCGAATGATGAGATGAG GAATGTGAGTTTGGATGTCCTGCTGCCATATCTAAAAATGG ctctgcagaaaCTTTCACATCAGTTTCACATGACTGTTGAGCAACGCACAGATGAAGCTAACTGGTTCAGGAAGATTG CTTGGaactctgctctgcagtgcGAGAGCAGCCCTGACAGAATGAGGGATTTCTTTGTGCTTTCTTACCAG CTCTCCCTGCTGTGCCCTCCTGATCGCACACTGTTCATGGGCCAGAAGACATGTCTGCTaatggctgctgctgcctctttGGAACTCTGCAGAAAGTCTCCTCACTCTGACCAG ACTGAGGAGGCCACTCAGGCTCTGGAGCACATTCAGATCTGTTGGGAGGTCTGGAAAACCCTGAAAGTATCAG GAAGCTTCCCAAAGGaccaaacagacacactgctgctgctttatgaATTTGAAGCTCGTGCTAAGCTGAATGACCCCAAGGTTGAGACAGTACTGGAGTCTGTCCTGGAGCTTGAAAATGTTGAAACCAAGGTGCTAGAGATCATAGcag CCTTAGCCATGGAGCCTCCAGCCCACTTCCCTCTGCTGTGTAAGAAGGCCTTGAGggttgctctctctctgcacaaGAAACAACCGCAGGCTGACCTCTCCCGTTGCAG CAAGTGTGTTCACAGCCTGATCAAGCTGTCCCTCCCAAGTGGTGTGTCAGAGGTGGAGGCTCATGTGCTCAAGGAGGTGTGGGACTACTATGAGGAGGCCCTGTCCATCATTGCATCCGCA CCGGACGATTTCCCAGAGATGGAGACCCTGTGGTTGCTGACTCAAGCTTGGAACACAGGGATATTGCTGTACAGCCTGACTCAGTATCCTGAAGCTGAGAAGTGGTGTGGCCTCGCCATGAGCTTCCTCTGCCACCTGGGATCCCTGCAGGAGAGCTACGAGACACAG ATGTCTGCTCTCTACAGTCAAATCCTGGATAGGTTGGACAAAGCCAAGCGGAACCTCATCATGGAGGAATAA
- the tex11 gene encoding testis-expressed protein 11 isoform X1 — MELFVSTVKCLTEKLLQKQQTDYDELIEKLFSEVTGLGDLPKISDPQFEECAIQLWNWAVTKNVGTTISKNQKAKVRHVACSVLYCCKHENPTEGIIRKQILMASKTGRTWLDCKNPQVADHFLRLAVKTLETLYGQLTSRGDGAADITSSKGDVEKDLLRILSCQAESALSQGNNHEAVVYMQRCKDMLLRLPKDTAYLSLMCYNFGIETYNLRKFEDSTFWLSQSYDIGKMNVKYAPGSEVQAKILRLLATVYLEWDCQRFQEKALNAVNLANKECVSASGLYLKIRILLRCGASGDHIRAGLNEMLESEASLEVCLSTTKLLMSEDREVLAFEYLKHLCQRFESSPDLGTALVLHIELLLQRGKELLGKQKIEDIIAGHYTGKQLTPQALTSLHVMVWDKASKHFEARDYSEALQWYNYSLSFFKAGQIEPNLAKLQRNRASCFLQLKQLEKAKEAIKEAEKCDPDSIFTQFSVYKIAVQENNVKKAAEAVNAIGLLSKCPVASEDRLLVSENAASNLLSLAAHIALENEQQETAMKALESLCENSKDEAQVLTALRCLVRLVLSTMEQSNDEMRNVSLDVLLPYLKMALQKLSHQFHMTVEQRTDEANWFRKIAWNSALQCESSPDRMRDFFVLSYQLSLLCPPDRTLFMGQKTCLLMAAAASLELCRKSPHSDQTEEATQALEHIQICWEVWKTLKVSGSFPKDQTDTLLLLYEFEARAKLNDPKVETVLESVLELENVETKVLEIIAALAMEPPAHFPLLCKKALRVALSLHKKQPQADLSRCSKCVHSLIKLSLPSGVSEVEAHVLKEVWDYYEEALSIIASAPDDFPEMETLWLLTQAWNTGILLYSLTQYPEAEKWCGLAMSFLCHLGSLQESYETQMSALYSQILDRLDKAKRNLIMEE; from the exons TTTGAGGAGTGTGCCATCCAGCTGTGGAACTGGGCAGTCACTAAGAATGTGGGCACCACTATAAGTAAAAATCAGAAGGCCAAAG TGCGTCATGTTGCATGCAGCGTGCTGTACTGCTGTAAGCATGAGAATCCAACAGAGGGCATCATTCGCAAGCAGATCCTG ATGGCCAGCAAAACAGGGAGAACCTGGCTGGACTGCAAAAATCCCCAGGTGGCAGATCACTTCTTAAGGCTTGCTGTcaag ACCCTGGAGACCCTCTATGGCCAACTAACGTCCAGAGGTGATGGAGCAGCTGACATCACTTCATCCAAGGGGGATGTGGAGAAGGATCTGCTTCGAATTCTCTCATGCCAGGCAGAGTCG GCCTTAAGTCAAGGAAATAACCATGAGGCTGTGGTCTATATGCAGCGCTGTAAAGACATGCTGCTACGGCTGCcgaaagat ACTGCATACCTTTCCCTTATGTGCTACAACTTTGGAATAGAGACTTACAATCTGAGAAAGTTTGAGGACAGTACATTTTGGTTGAG ccaaAGCTATGATATtgggaaaatgaatgtgaaatatgCCCCTGGATCTGAAGTCCAG GCCAAGATTTTGAGGCTCCTTGCCACTGTTTATTTAGAGTGGGACTGTCAGAGGTTTCAGGAGAAGGCTCTTAATGCTGTCAACTTAGCTAACAAG GAATGTGTGAGTGCCTCTGGGCTGTACTTAAAGATCAGAATACTCCTGAGATGTGGGGCCTCAGGCGATCATATCAGAGCAG gaCTTAATGAGATGCTGGAATCTGAGGCTTCTCTTGAAGTGTGTCTGAGCACAACGAAACTACTCATGTCAGAAGACAG aGAAGTGCTGGCATTTGAGTATTTGAAACATTTGTGTCAGCGTTTTGAGTCATCTCCTGACCTGGGAACTGCTCTTGTCTTGCACATTGAACTACTGCTGCAGAGAGGCAAGGAGCTGTTGGGCAAACAGAAGATAGAGGATATTATCGCTG GTCACTATACAGGAAAACAGCTGACTCCACAGGCCCTCACAAGTCTACATGTCATGGTGTGGGATAAAGCATCCAAACACTTTGAG GCCAGGGACTACTCTGAGGCTCTGCAGTGGTATAACTACTCCCTGAGTTTCTTTAAGGCAGGTCAAATCGAGCCCAACTTAGCCAAACTGCAGAGGAACAGAGCTTCCTGTTTCCTGCAGCTAAAGCAACTAGAAAAG GCCAAAGAGGCAAttaaagaagcagagaaatgtgATCCTGACAGCATTTTCACTCAGTTCAGTGTTTACAAGATCGCGGTGCAGGAGAACAATGTGAAGAAAG CTGCAGAGGCAGTGAATGCGATTGGACTTCTGTCCAAGTGTCCTGTGGCCAGTGAGGACAGACTACTGGTATCTGAAAATGCTGCTTCCAATCTCCTCAGTCTGGCTGCTCATATTGCTTTGGAG AATGAACAGCAGGAAACTGCCATGAAGGCACTGGAGAGTTTGTGTGAAAACTCCAAAGATGAAGCTCAGGTTCTGACTGCTCTCAG GTGTTTGGTTCGACTTGTACTCTCTACCATGGAACAATCGAATGATGAGATGAG GAATGTGAGTTTGGATGTCCTGCTGCCATATCTAAAAATGG ctctgcagaaaCTTTCACATCAGTTTCACATGACTGTTGAGCAACGCACAGATGAAGCTAACTGGTTCAGGAAGATTG CTTGGaactctgctctgcagtgcGAGAGCAGCCCTGACAGAATGAGGGATTTCTTTGTGCTTTCTTACCAG CTCTCCCTGCTGTGCCCTCCTGATCGCACACTGTTCATGGGCCAGAAGACATGTCTGCTaatggctgctgctgcctctttGGAACTCTGCAGAAAGTCTCCTCACTCTGACCAG ACTGAGGAGGCCACTCAGGCTCTGGAGCACATTCAGATCTGTTGGGAGGTCTGGAAAACCCTGAAAGTATCAG GAAGCTTCCCAAAGGaccaaacagacacactgctgctgctttatgaATTTGAAGCTCGTGCTAAGCTGAATGACCCCAAGGTTGAGACAGTACTGGAGTCTGTCCTGGAGCTTGAAAATGTTGAAACCAAGGTGCTAGAGATCATAGcag CCTTAGCCATGGAGCCTCCAGCCCACTTCCCTCTGCTGTGTAAGAAGGCCTTGAGggttgctctctctctgcacaaGAAACAACCGCAGGCTGACCTCTCCCGTTGCAG CAAGTGTGTTCACAGCCTGATCAAGCTGTCCCTCCCAAGTGGTGTGTCAGAGGTGGAGGCTCATGTGCTCAAGGAGGTGTGGGACTACTATGAGGAGGCCCTGTCCATCATTGCATCCGCA CCGGACGATTTCCCAGAGATGGAGACCCTGTGGTTGCTGACTCAAGCTTGGAACACAGGGATATTGCTGTACAGCCTGACTCAGTATCCTGAAGCTGAGAAGTGGTGTGGCCTCGCCATGAGCTTCCTCTGCCACCTGGGATCCCTGCAGGAGAGCTACGAGACACAG ATGTCTGCTCTCTACAGTCAAATCCTGGATAGGTTGGACAAAGCCAAGCGGAACCTCATCATGGAGGAATAA